In Hermetia illucens chromosome 5, iHerIll2.2.curated.20191125, whole genome shotgun sequence, a single window of DNA contains:
- the LOC119656614 gene encoding origin recognition complex subunit 5: MSIANVLEIARKYPCREQIITELNDLIGSPSEPLPNAIYVYGHTGTGKTAIVTEFLQSLPIKSKILSCIECYTSKLLYEHVLNSFYSHTVSKSNNYTPFVKCESMHGFIESLRQLPADSSYIICLEDAERLRDMDINILPTVLRLQEMTGLNICTILISQLPFDKFYLKTGLVEVQTIFFPQYTKAETQTILGNDFVNVKKRLASKLDNNEWSKILDDLESDFYDNYLNIFLNVFYRACRDFPELRSISRDCFQVYVEPVLNGTIDRNDVSKLWRNISKPLSAALTAVYMRMDSAAENQSNKALEDNQSFKRISQSVELPYYAKYLLIAAYLASHNAANQDKRLFVKNHGKQKKRLQTVNAQAKVTEKMQTNLGPKSFTVDRLLAIFYAILDEKVGLTCNLLSQISSLVHLKFLSFVSGEGNLMEGSARLQCTVGLDFVSHIGRIVGFNVMQYLCDFM, translated from the exons ATGTCAATCGCAAATGTACTTGAAATCGCGAGAAAATATCCTTGTCGAGAGCAAATAATCACAGAACTAAACGATCTCATCGGCAGCCCATCAGAACCGCTTCCAAATGCAATTTACGTTTACGGCCACACAGGAACCGGGAAAACCGCGATTGTAACTGAATTTCTGCAATCACTCCCCATCAAATCGAAGATCCTCAGCTGCATTGAATGCTACACCAGCAAATTACTCTACGAACATGTCCTCAATTCATTCTACTCACACACAGTGTCCAAATCCAACAACTACACGCCATTCGTAAAATGCGAATCAATGCACGGTTTCATTGAAAGTTTGCGTCAACTTCCGGCCGATTCTTCTTACATCATCTGTTTGGAGGACGCAGAACGGCTTCGCGACATGGATATCAACATTCTACCCACAGTACTACGCCTCCAAGAAATGACAGGGTTGAATATTTGCACGATTTTGATCTCTCAACTGCCATTCGATAAGTTCTACTTGAAAACGGGCTTGGTGGAGGTTCAAACGATTTTCTTCCCTCAATACACGAAAGCGGAAACTCAGACGATCCTGGGAAATGATTTTGTGAATGTGAAAAAACGTTTGGCGTCGAAACTGGACAACAATGAATGGTCTAAGATTCTCGATGATTTGGAAAGTGATTTCTACGATAACTACCTGAATATCTTCCTTAATGTGTTCTATCGCGCCTGCCGTGACTTTCCGGAATTAAGATCGATATCCAGAGATTGCTTTCAAGTCTATGTGGAGCCTGTGTTGAATGGAACCATCGATCGGAATGATGTAAGCAAACTCTGGCGAAATATTTCAAAGCCTTTGAGCGCTGCCTTGACTGCAGTTTATATGAGGATGGATTCCGCAGCAGAG AATCAATCCAACAAAGCATTAGAAGACAACCAAAGCTTCAAACGAATCTCACAATCTGTGGAACTGCCCTACTACGCAAAATATCTTCTAATAGCTGCATATTTAGCCAGTCACAATGCAGCTAACCAAGATAAACGGCTTTTCGTCAAAAATCATGGGAAGCAAAAGAAACGACTCCAAACAGTCAACGCTCAAGCAAAG GTAACAGAGAAAATGCAAACCAACTTGGGCCCAAAATCGTTCACGGTCGATCGTCTATTAGCAATATTCTATGCAATTCTAGATGAAAAGGTCGGGTTGACCTGTAATTTATTATCGCAAATTTCAAGTTTGGTTCATTTGAAGTTTTTGTCTTTTGTCTCTGGGGAAGGGAATCTAATGGAAGGATCTGCGAGATTACAATGCACCGTTGGCCTTGATTTCGTTTCACATATTGGAAGAATCGTTGGATTTAATGTTATGCAGTATCTGTGTGATTTTATgtaa